In a genomic window of Alphaproteobacteria bacterium:
- the asnB gene encoding asparagine synthase (glutamine-hydrolyzing), producing MCGIFGWVAKSEGLEADKIADARQATAKLAHRGPDHQGEWHDKSVFMGHRRLSIIDLSQAAHQPFQGVDGRFVLAYNGEVYNYLELQDELRNEGEVFATHSDTEVVLAAIRRWGTGALSKFDGMFAFALHDRQSGRHLLARDFLGQKPLYYAVTEKGLVYASELSPLLELPGFSFALDRAAFRRFLLRGYYGWDETPIREIRKLPPGHLLFYENGQARLERYWHSVPGENSLDIGEDEAVAELDRLLARSCREGLRSDVPYGVFLSGGIDSSLVLAYCHDVQPDIRAFCVGMGEKDFDESSKADLMIRHLGIKQAKTFIMDGEAVQASLERVFTTLDEPHGDPGYVNAAFLAASCRPHLTVALAGDGGDELFAGYAPFAGLLGAALLAALPDFMIALIKRSARLVPASDTYLNLRFKLDAYLRGFPSSDPERFDRWLSGMDESDCRALSGDAGNPFADLPHLLKATAKAGRLDQLLHYYQTLFLPEFVCLHTDRAAMRSSLEVRAPLLSRPLIEFANRLPAGMKMPRGNLKHLLKRLAEKKGLPPAIIAQKKQGFTFPVARWLKGPLKSRLQALTLRPGWSQGLIDQDVLGRMIDEHLAGTANHYRTLYHLMAFQAWRERYPTLGLSDH from the coding sequence ATGTGCGGCATTTTCGGTTGGGTGGCAAAATCGGAAGGATTGGAAGCGGATAAGATCGCCGACGCCAGGCAGGCGACCGCCAAGCTGGCCCATCGCGGCCCGGATCATCAGGGTGAATGGCACGACAAGTCCGTCTTCATGGGCCATCGACGCCTGTCGATCATCGATCTTTCCCAGGCGGCGCATCAGCCATTCCAGGGCGTCGATGGCCGTTTCGTTTTGGCCTATAACGGCGAAGTTTACAACTACCTCGAACTGCAAGACGAGCTGAGAAATGAAGGCGAAGTCTTCGCCACTCATTCCGACACCGAAGTGGTGTTGGCCGCCATCAGGCGCTGGGGAACCGGGGCGCTTTCGAAATTCGACGGCATGTTCGCCTTCGCCCTGCATGACAGGCAAAGCGGACGCCATCTGCTGGCCCGCGATTTTCTGGGCCAGAAGCCGCTTTACTACGCGGTGACGGAAAAGGGTCTGGTCTACGCTTCAGAATTGTCGCCGTTGTTGGAACTGCCGGGATTTTCCTTTGCGCTGGATCGCGCAGCCTTCAGGCGCTTCTTGCTGCGCGGCTATTACGGTTGGGATGAAACGCCGATCCGAGAAATCAGAAAGCTGCCGCCCGGCCATCTGCTGTTTTATGAAAACGGCCAAGCGCGACTTGAACGCTACTGGCATTCGGTTCCGGGCGAAAACAGTCTGGACATCGGCGAGGACGAAGCGGTGGCGGAACTGGACCGGCTGCTCGCCCGTTCGTGCCGCGAAGGTCTGCGTTCCGATGTGCCCTATGGCGTGTTTCTTTCAGGCGGCATAGATAGTTCACTGGTGCTGGCCTATTGCCATGACGTGCAACCCGACATCCGGGCCTTTTGCGTGGGCATGGGCGAGAAAGATTTCGATGAGAGTTCGAAGGCCGACTTGATGATCCGTCATCTGGGCATCAAGCAGGCCAAGACCTTCATCATGGATGGCGAGGCGGTGCAGGCCAGCCTGGAGCGCGTTTTTACAACGCTGGACGAGCCGCACGGCGACCCAGGTTACGTCAACGCCGCCTTCCTGGCCGCTTCGTGCCGCCCACATCTGACGGTGGCGCTGGCAGGCGACGGCGGCGACGAATTGTTCGCGGGCTACGCCCCTTTCGCCGGATTGCTAGGGGCGGCGCTGCTGGCGGCGCTGCCTGATTTCATGATCGCTCTGATCAAGCGGTCTGCGCGTCTTGTTCCCGCCAGCGACACTTATCTGAATTTGCGTTTTAAGCTGGATGCCTATCTGCGGGGCTTTCCTTCATCCGATCCCGAACGCTTCGACCGCTGGCTGTCGGGGATGGACGAAAGCGACTGCCGCGCCCTAAGCGGCGATGCTGGAAATCCCTTCGCGGATTTGCCGCATCTGTTGAAAGCAACGGCCAAAGCTGGCCGTCTCGACCAACTGTTGCATTATTATCAAACCCTGTTCCTGCCCGAATTCGTTTGTCTGCATACCGACCGTGCCGCCATGCGCTCTTCGCTTGAAGTGCGCGCCCCCTTGCTGTCGCGCCCCTTGATCGAATTCGCCAACCGGCTGCCCGCTGGCATGAAGATGCCTAGAGGAAATCTCAAGCATCTTTTGAAGCGGCTGGCCGAGAAGAAAGGTTTGCCTCCGGCGATCATCGCCCAGAAGAAGCAAGGTTTCACCTTTCCTGTGGCGCGATGGTTGAAGGGACCCTTGAAATCCAGACTGCAGGCGTTGACCTTGCGCCCCGGCTGGTCGCAGGGCTTGATCGATCAAGATGTTCTTGGGCGGATGATCGATGAGCATCTGGCGGGAACGGCCAATCACTACCGCACGCTCTATCACCTCATGGCCTTCCAGGCTTGGCGCGAGCGCTATCCCACTCTTGGCCTATCGGATCACTGA
- a CDS encoding glycosyltransferase family 2 protein gives MSEPVVSIVIPCYNGGADLPETLASLERQTFKDFEVILVDDGSTDAKTLAYLQSLPRHIRQIRQDNKGLPSARNHGMRAARGTYLLPLDCDDCLEPSFLADGLNALQNHPDVGFVFAQMRLTGDLQGETKKCFNPFAQLFLNQLPYCLLMRKSVWEKAGGYDETFRLGYEDWEFNIRLIAQGQRAAAIDKPLFVYRVRAGGMLNSVSRSRHAQLWRAIQQKHPGLYRLASLMKMKRACDAAPLPYPAIFLLGLLVAHRLLPDAWFNALYAWLLGFSAARRAG, from the coding sequence ATGAGCGAGCCAGTCGTCAGCATCGTGATCCCTTGCTACAACGGCGGCGCGGACTTGCCCGAAACCCTGGCCTCGCTCGAGCGTCAGACCTTCAAGGATTTTGAAGTCATCTTGGTTGACGACGGCAGCACGGATGCGAAAACGCTCGCCTATCTGCAAAGCCTGCCCAGGCATATTCGCCAAATCCGTCAAGACAACAAGGGATTGCCCTCAGCGCGCAATCATGGCATGCGGGCGGCGAGAGGGACGTATTTATTGCCGCTCGATTGCGACGATTGTCTGGAACCGTCCTTTCTGGCCGATGGGCTGAACGCCTTGCAAAATCACCCGGACGTTGGCTTCGTCTTCGCGCAGATGCGCCTGACCGGCGATCTGCAAGGCGAGACGAAAAAATGCTTCAATCCCTTCGCCCAACTTTTTCTCAACCAATTGCCCTACTGCCTGTTGATGCGAAAAAGCGTCTGGGAAAAAGCGGGCGGCTATGATGAAACCTTCCGTCTGGGCTATGAGGATTGGGAATTCAACATCCGCCTGATTGCGCAAGGCCAGCGCGCCGCCGCCATCGACAAGCCCTTGTTCGTTTACCGCGTTCGGGCGGGCGGCATGCTGAACAGCGTGTCCAGAAGCAGGCACGCCCAGTTGTGGCGGGCCATTCAGCAAAAGCATCCCGGTCTCTATCGCTTGGCGTCCCTGATGAAAATGAAACGGGCCTGCGACGCCGCACCTCTTCCCTATCCGGCGATCTTCTTGCTGGGGCTGCTGGTCGCTCATCGGCTGTTGCCAGATGCCTGGTTCAACGCGCTCTATGCATGGCTGCTGGGTTTCTCGGCGGCCAGGCGCGCGGGCTAG
- a CDS encoding radical SAM protein has protein sequence MTDRNADLFLIYPPWPVLDDRAILQNSLPPLGLLSIGAYAEELGYKVVVCDVHGEKLGEEELRSRLLKHRPRLVGISVLTNMSLPAHKIARIAREVLPDAMIVVGGVHAEAMPERMLKNGAIDAVGRGDGEEIVRALLEGQPFSEIEGLSYRKNGAVIHNPPRAVNMDLDRYPFPAYHLVDFANYFPAVGSYRNLPAINMLMTRGCPGRCAFCNSARTTLRARSPERVVEQIKLLREKFGIRQIQFYDDTFTVFKKHVLDFCERLSAENLGITWTAYIRGDCFSEDMAIAMKKAGCHQVLMGIETGSEKIAQKIGKPIDRARYKETVDIAHKHGLEVRGSFIIGNMDETWETMQETLDFALELDVDLFQLNISTPYPGTALYNEASEKGWIKHHNWYSYGQGDVLVTQPQISDADIFRFERYAFRRFYLRPKAMLRMLARTANLRHLRDYFLAATVLLLGKHKKQQDHDVWSCWKNLKEEDFLDTALDVAEPLRMTFELRQKAEFA, from the coding sequence ATGACCGACCGAAACGCCGACCTGTTCTTGATCTATCCGCCCTGGCCGGTGCTGGACGACCGGGCCATTTTGCAAAACAGCCTGCCGCCCCTGGGCCTGCTGTCGATCGGCGCCTATGCCGAGGAGCTGGGCTATAAGGTCGTGGTTTGCGACGTGCATGGCGAGAAGCTGGGCGAGGAGGAGCTGCGTTCCCGGCTTTTGAAGCATCGCCCGCGCCTAGTTGGCATTAGCGTGCTGACCAATATGAGCCTGCCTGCCCATAAGATCGCCCGCATCGCGCGTGAAGTGCTGCCGGACGCCATGATCGTGGTGGGCGGCGTGCATGCCGAGGCGATGCCCGAACGCATGCTGAAGAACGGCGCCATCGATGCCGTGGGTCGCGGCGACGGCGAGGAAATCGTGCGCGCCCTGCTGGAAGGCCAGCCATTCTCGGAGATCGAGGGCTTAAGTTATCGCAAGAACGGCGCCGTGATTCACAATCCGCCCCGCGCCGTCAACATGGATCTCGACCGCTATCCCTTCCCTGCCTATCACCTGGTCGATTTCGCCAATTATTTTCCCGCCGTCGGCTCGTATCGCAATCTGCCCGCCATCAACATGCTGATGACCAGGGGCTGTCCAGGCCGCTGCGCCTTTTGCAATTCGGCCCGCACCACCCTGCGCGCCCGTTCGCCCGAGCGCGTGGTGGAACAAATCAAGCTGCTGCGAGAAAAGTTCGGCATCCGCCAGATCCAGTTCTACGACGACACCTTCACCGTCTTCAAAAAGCATGTGCTGGATTTCTGCGAGCGCTTGAGCGCCGAAAATCTCGGCATCACCTGGACGGCTTATATCCGCGGCGATTGTTTCTCGGAAGATATGGCCATCGCCATGAAGAAGGCTGGCTGCCATCAGGTTCTGATGGGCATCGAGACGGGTTCGGAAAAAATCGCCCAGAAGATCGGCAAGCCCATCGACCGCGCGCGATACAAGGAAACAGTGGATATCGCGCACAAGCATGGGCTGGAGGTGCGCGGCTCCTTCATCATCGGCAATATGGACGAAACCTGGGAGACGATGCAAGAAACCCTGGATTTCGCCCTGGAGCTGGATGTCGATCTGTTCCAGCTTAATATCTCGACCCCTTATCCCGGCACCGCCCTGTACAACGAGGCGTCGGAAAAGGGCTGGATCAAGCATCACAACTGGTATTCCTACGGCCAGGGCGATGTGCTGGTGACGCAGCCGCAGATTTCCGACGCCGACATCTTCCGCTTCGAGCGCTATGCCTTCCGGCGTTTCTATCTGCGCCCCAAGGCGATGTTGCGCATGTTAGCCCGTACCGCCAACCTGCGCCATTTGCGCGATTACTTCCTGGCCGCCACCGTGCTGCTGCTGGGCAAGCACAAGAAGCAGCAAGATCACGACGTCTGGTCGTGCTGGAAGAACTTGAAGGAAGAAGATTTCCTGGATACGGCGTTGGACGTAGCCGAGCCTTTGCGCATGACCTTCGAATTGCGCCAGAAAGCGGAGTTTGCATGA
- a CDS encoding glycosyltransferase family 4 protein: MVKTRSARSDDKGLDILFVADNFPPETNAAATRVFERACYWVKWGHRVTVLTSAPNFPTGRIFQGYENRWHQVETMAGIRVVRVKTFITANEGVMLRTLDFLSFMVSAFFAGLFERKPDVVVATSPQFFAAICGWMLGVFRLSPFVFELGDLWPRSIIAVGAMKAPLALRLMERMELFLYRRSAAVVALTHAFKRDLEERGIISEKIDVVRNGVDLPRYAPRARDLDLARQWGLDGKFVLGYVGTHGMAHGLINVLDAAEILKNETGLAFLLVGAGAERQMLIDAAKARGLTNVVFMPAQPKDAMPVIWSLLDVALVHLKNAEAFAEVIPSKIFEAMGMGLPILLAAPEGEASAIVLEDRAGLWVPAGDPKALAEAALRLKNDAGLRGQLAERSLASAPLHSRERQAEEMMAVLNRVTGKS; the protein is encoded by the coding sequence GTGGTCAAGACGCGCTCTGCCCGCTCTGACGACAAAGGCCTCGACATTCTGTTCGTGGCGGATAATTTTCCGCCCGAGACCAATGCCGCCGCGACGCGCGTTTTCGAACGCGCCTGTTATTGGGTGAAGTGGGGCCATCGCGTCACCGTGCTGACCTCGGCGCCCAATTTTCCAACGGGGCGGATTTTCCAGGGTTATGAGAATCGCTGGCATCAGGTGGAGACCATGGCTGGCATCCGGGTGGTGCGGGTCAAGACGTTCATCACCGCCAATGAAGGCGTGATGCTAAGGACGCTGGATTTTCTAAGTTTCATGGTCAGCGCATTCTTCGCGGGACTCTTCGAGCGCAAGCCCGATGTGGTGGTGGCGACCTCGCCACAGTTCTTCGCCGCCATTTGCGGTTGGATGCTGGGCGTCTTCAGGTTAAGTCCGTTTGTCTTCGAGCTGGGAGATCTCTGGCCGCGCTCGATCATCGCCGTGGGCGCCATGAAGGCGCCTTTGGCGCTTCGGCTCATGGAAAGGATGGAGTTGTTCCTTTACCGCCGCTCGGCGGCGGTGGTGGCCCTGACCCACGCCTTCAAGCGCGACCTGGAAGAGCGCGGCATCATATCTGAAAAGATCGATGTCGTGCGCAACGGCGTCGATCTGCCCCGCTATGCGCCCAGGGCGCGCGATCTCGATCTGGCCAGGCAATGGGGCCTTGATGGCAAATTCGTCCTTGGCTATGTCGGCACGCACGGCATGGCGCATGGCCTGATCAATGTGCTTGATGCCGCCGAGATTCTGAAGAATGAAACGGGCTTGGCGTTTTTATTGGTCGGCGCCGGGGCCGAGCGCCAGATGTTGATTGATGCCGCCAAGGCTAGGGGATTGACCAATGTGGTCTTCATGCCCGCCCAGCCCAAGGACGCCATGCCGGTCATTTGGAGCCTGCTTGACGTTGCGCTGGTTCATCTGAAAAACGCCGAGGCCTTTGCCGAAGTGATTCCCTCCAAGATTTTCGAGGCCATGGGTATGGGGCTGCCCATTCTTCTGGCCGCACCCGAAGGCGAGGCCAGCGCCATCGTGCTCGAAGATCGGGCCGGACTTTGGGTTCCCGCAGGCGATCCAAAAGCGTTGGCAGAGGCAGCGCTTCGCCTTAAAAACGACGCAGGCTTGCGCGGTCAATTGGCCGAGCGCAGCTTGGCCTCGGCGCCGCTGCACAGCCGCGAGCGTCAGGCCGAGGAGATGATGGCGGTTCTAAATCGCGTGACGGGAAAGTCATGA
- a CDS encoding glycosyltransferase family 4 protein: MSARPDPVWRRLGACAYRLGVNWRTMGLPPALRQGAAPCLWYGGARAGAAGGPALKLAKLAAIFPPAKRHFNLAYLLSNAPYLSPASFKRLRKAGVKTALNQNGVFYRAWFAGDWRARNLQMAIAHEWADHVFYQSEFCRRASLKFLGPRPAGWEILYNAVDIDAFTPAAEQESSPFLFLVTGKIDAHQAYRVTQALEGLALARGLGLHAGLIVAGILDDEVKRQAQVIIDRQSLQNFVLLPGPYSQAQAPGLYRSAQAYLTLTHQDACPTGVLEAMAAGLPIIHPTSGGVPELAAEAGIAIETGEDWDKPLIPSADAVAKAMLKAAAERATLSPLARSRAQAHFSFDAWIERHRRVFQDLLERT; encoded by the coding sequence ATGAGCGCCAGACCCGATCCGGTCTGGCGCCGCCTGGGGGCCTGCGCTTATCGCCTGGGGGTCAATTGGCGGACGATGGGCCTGCCGCCAGCCTTGCGCCAAGGCGCTGCCCCCTGCCTTTGGTATGGCGGGGCCAGGGCGGGAGCGGCGGGTGGGCCTGCCCTGAAGCTGGCCAAGCTGGCGGCGATCTTTCCGCCGGCAAAGCGTCATTTCAATCTGGCCTATCTGCTCAGCAACGCTCCTTATCTGTCGCCTGCGTCCTTTAAGCGCTTGCGCAAGGCGGGCGTCAAGACGGCGCTCAATCAGAACGGCGTGTTCTATCGGGCCTGGTTTGCTGGCGATTGGCGGGCGCGCAATCTGCAAATGGCGATCGCCCATGAATGGGCCGACCATGTCTTTTACCAAAGCGAATTTTGCCGCCGCGCCTCCCTGAAATTTCTGGGTCCGCGCCCCGCGGGCTGGGAGATTTTGTACAACGCCGTCGACATCGACGCTTTCACGCCAGCCGCAGAGCAAGAATCGTCGCCGTTTCTGTTTCTCGTCACCGGCAAAATCGACGCGCATCAAGCCTATCGTGTCACCCAGGCCCTAGAGGGGCTTGCGCTGGCCCGTGGGCTTGGATTGCATGCCGGGCTGATCGTGGCCGGCATTCTGGACGACGAAGTCAAACGCCAAGCCCAGGTGATCATCGACCGTCAGTCGCTGCAAAATTTCGTGTTGTTGCCCGGCCCTTATTCGCAAGCGCAAGCGCCCGGCCTTTATCGCTCGGCCCAGGCCTATCTGACGCTGACCCATCAAGACGCCTGCCCGACGGGCGTTCTCGAAGCGATGGCTGCGGGCCTGCCCATCATCCATCCGACATCCGGCGGCGTGCCGGAGTTGGCGGCTGAGGCGGGCATCGCCATCGAAACCGGCGAGGATTGGGACAAGCCCTTGATTCCCAGCGCCGACGCGGTGGCGAAGGCCATGCTGAAGGCGGCGGCAGAGCGCGCAACCTTGTCGCCGTTGGCGCGAAGCCGCGCCCAGGCACATTTCAGTTTCGACGCCTGGATCGAGCGCCATCGGCGGGTATTTCAAGACTTGCTGGAGCGGACATGA
- the asnB gene encoding asparagine synthase (glutamine-hydrolyzing), translating into MCGIAGLLSQDPRQLEARIKAMTAAIGHRGPDGSGVWSDPLNGVALGHARLSIRDLTPAGAQPMISACQRFAITYNGELYNADELKAALPGRMWRGTSDTEILLEHCAAFGLAQTLEAANGMFAFALWDRESKTLTLARDRFGIKPLYWAKGGQDFLFASELRALCADTNFSRDLDEEALAALLRLGYVPDPLSIWKAARKLEPGSLLTLTPGQEPAIHRWWDAATAIRAGVARQGSVGQDGLAEETEALLQDAIGRQTVSDVPIGVFLSGGIDSSTVASHLAARAGDGLDSFTVAFDETGYDESGYAKRIADHLGFRHHEQRLTACDALSIVPELARIYDEPFADSSQIPAVLISRFARQKVKVVLSGDGGDELFAGYNRHRFAFQDWPRLQMIPGPMRQALAGLALALPHGVWGALGTFSGQKLLAEKMQKLAAILPLRTLDAAYDCLLGQGLLEGESPLAMTKASPYPVPPSTISDLDLHPLDLMQLKDIRHYLPGDILTKVDRASMACGLEVRVPLLDHRLIPLAFAQGPHQRFQDGQGKALLRRILQKRLPAHLFEGRPKQGFAVPIDEWLKGSLKDWAGDLLGRAKSSGLFDARVIDGWWADHQTGRRKRHHALWSLLMFQSWREER; encoded by the coding sequence ATGTGCGGCATTGCGGGATTGCTCAGCCAGGACCCTCGCCAGCTTGAGGCGCGGATTAAAGCCATGACGGCGGCGATAGGTCATCGCGGTCCCGATGGCAGCGGCGTTTGGAGCGATCCGCTGAACGGCGTCGCGCTGGGCCATGCCCGCCTGTCCATCCGCGATCTGACACCTGCGGGCGCGCAGCCCATGATCTCGGCCTGCCAGCGTTTCGCCATCACCTACAATGGCGAACTTTACAATGCCGACGAGTTGAAGGCTGCCCTGCCGGGCCGGATGTGGCGGGGCACGTCCGACACCGAGATTTTGCTGGAACATTGCGCGGCCTTTGGCCTAGCCCAGACGCTTGAAGCCGCCAACGGCATGTTCGCCTTCGCCCTTTGGGACCGCGAAAGCAAAACCCTGACCCTGGCCCGCGACCGTTTCGGCATCAAACCGCTTTATTGGGCTAAGGGCGGGCAAGATTTTCTGTTCGCTTCCGAGCTGCGCGCACTTTGCGCCGATACGAATTTCAGCCGCGATCTGGACGAGGAGGCGCTGGCGGCCCTGCTGCGCCTGGGTTATGTGCCGGATCCCTTGTCGATCTGGAAGGCGGCCAGGAAGCTGGAACCGGGATCGCTTCTGACGCTGACGCCGGGACAGGAACCCGCGATCCATCGCTGGTGGGATGCTGCAACCGCCATCCGGGCGGGCGTGGCCCGCCAAGGATCGGTTGGGCAGGACGGTCTGGCCGAGGAAACCGAGGCCTTGCTGCAAGACGCCATCGGGCGTCAGACGGTGTCCGACGTGCCCATCGGCGTGTTCCTGTCGGGCGGCATCGATTCCTCCACCGTCGCCAGCCATCTGGCCGCCAGGGCGGGGGACGGGCTGGACAGTTTTACCGTCGCCTTCGACGAGACGGGCTATGACGAAAGCGGTTACGCCAAGCGAATCGCCGATCATCTGGGGTTTCGCCATCACGAGCAACGGCTGACCGCTTGCGACGCGCTGTCCATCGTGCCCGAACTGGCGCGGATCTATGACGAGCCTTTCGCCGACTCGTCGCAAATCCCCGCGGTTTTGATCTCGCGTTTTGCAAGGCAAAAGGTCAAGGTGGTCTTGTCGGGCGACGGCGGCGACGAACTCTTCGCAGGCTACAACCGCCATCGTTTCGCGTTTCAAGATTGGCCAAGGCTGCAAATGATCCCTGGACCGATGCGCCAAGCGCTGGCCGGACTGGCCCTGGCCCTGCCACATGGCGTCTGGGGGGCGCTGGGGACGTTCTCGGGCCAAAAACTGTTGGCCGAGAAGATGCAAAAACTGGCGGCGATTCTGCCCTTGCGCACGCTTGATGCGGCTTATGATTGCTTGCTTGGGCAAGGGCTTCTAGAAGGGGAAAGCCCGCTTGCCATGACGAAGGCCAGCCCCTACCCTGTGCCTCCGTCAACCATCTCGGACTTGGATCTTCATCCGCTGGACCTTATGCAGCTTAAAGACATCCGCCACTATCTGCCCGGCGACATCCTGACCAAGGTTGACCGCGCCAGCATGGCCTGCGGGTTGGAAGTGCGCGTGCCGCTTTTGGACCATCGGCTGATCCCCCTGGCTTTTGCGCAAGGCCCGCATCAGCGCTTTCAGGACGGCCAGGGCAAGGCGTTGCTGCGCCGAATTTTGCAAAAGCGTCTGCCCGCCCATTTGTTCGAAGGTCGTCCCAAACAGGGCTTCGCCGTTCCCATCGATGAGTGGCTGAAGGGTTCATTGAAGGACTGGGCGGGCGATCTTTTGGGCCGCGCCAAGAGCAGCGGCCTGTTCGATGCGCGCGTCATCGATGGCTGGTGGGCGGATCATCAGACGGGACGGCGCAAGCGCCACCATGCCCTGTGGTCCTTGCTTATGTTCCAGTCCTGGCGCGAGGAACGCTAG
- a CDS encoding SDR family NAD(P)-dependent oxidoreductase: MRSLVIGASAGLGRAIATQLASQGHRLALVASTAADLERTAQDIRLQTGAEVHALVIDLAALNADDLKARVLSLLGGLDNLCLIAGFSDLEHDRGALPDLIATRLMAVNFTAHLRIANAFLPELEAGKGSIVTAGSVAAARGRRANMVYGAAKRGLEAYADSLRHYLAGKNSACTVQTYRLGYLKTRMTFGQKLPFPAMEPEAAAKIIVGNMGRDLGMVYLPGWWRLIMTVICLLPWPIFRRLNI, from the coding sequence ATGAGAAGTCTCGTCATCGGCGCGTCAGCCGGATTGGGCCGGGCCATCGCGACGCAACTGGCAAGCCAAGGGCACCGGCTGGCGCTGGTAGCGTCTACGGCTGCCGATCTCGAGCGCACCGCCCAGGATATCCGGCTTCAAACCGGGGCCGAGGTCCATGCGCTGGTCATCGATCTGGCGGCGCTGAATGCCGATGATCTGAAGGCGCGGGTGCTGTCCTTGCTGGGCGGGCTTGACAATTTGTGCCTGATCGCGGGCTTTTCCGATCTTGAACATGACCGAGGCGCCCTGCCCGATCTCATCGCCACGCGGCTGATGGCGGTCAATTTCACCGCTCATTTGCGCATCGCCAATGCCTTTCTGCCGGAACTGGAGGCGGGCAAAGGCTCGATCGTGACCGCTGGGTCGGTCGCGGCGGCGAGGGGGCGGCGCGCCAACATGGTTTACGGCGCCGCCAAGCGCGGCCTGGAAGCCTATGCCGATTCGCTGCGCCACTATCTGGCGGGCAAGAACTCGGCTTGCACGGTGCAGACCTATCGGCTGGGCTATCTGAAAACCCGCATGACCTTCGGCCAAAAACTGCCCTTCCCGGCCATGGAGCCGGAGGCTGCGGCGAAAATCATCGTCGGGAATATGGGCCGCGACCTGGGCATGGTGTATCTTCCCGGCTGGTGGCGCTTGATCATGACTGTGATCTGCTTGCTGCCTTGGCCCATTTTCCGCCGTCTGAACATCTGA
- the galE gene encoding UDP-glucose 4-epimerase GalE yields MTPILVTGGAGYIGSHMVLALQECGREAVVYDDLSTGRKELLPAGVALAVGDIRDTAKLRETIKAHDCREVLHFAGKIAVEESVREPELYWSVNTDGTKSLLDACKAEGIGRLIFSSTAAVYGEGRNMPCVESDATQPCNPYGASKLAAENLIRAAGEAFGLRHVILRYFNVAGADPKGRSGQCGPQSTHLIRVACEVAQGSRSGMEIHGTDYPTPDGTCLRDYIHVTDLVDAHLAALGHLEAGGENLTLNVGYGRATSVREVVRAVEKASGKPLNVVEGPRRAGDSSIVISDADLIRKKLGWVPKHDSLDEIVRSALAWEGQRKQKFSDS; encoded by the coding sequence ATGACGCCCATTCTGGTTACCGGCGGTGCCGGATACATCGGCAGCCACATGGTTCTCGCCTTGCAAGAATGCGGGCGTGAAGCCGTCGTGTATGACGACCTGTCCACCGGGCGCAAAGAATTGTTGCCCGCTGGCGTTGCGCTGGCGGTGGGCGACATTCGAGACACCGCCAAGCTGAGGGAAACGATTAAAGCCCATGATTGCCGCGAGGTTCTGCATTTCGCGGGCAAGATCGCGGTTGAGGAGTCCGTGCGCGAGCCGGAGCTGTACTGGTCGGTCAACACGGATGGCACGAAAAGCCTGCTCGACGCCTGCAAGGCGGAGGGGATCGGACGCTTGATCTTCAGTTCGACGGCGGCGGTGTATGGCGAGGGCCGAAACATGCCTTGCGTCGAAAGCGACGCAACACAGCCCTGCAATCCATATGGCGCATCCAAGCTGGCAGCCGAGAATCTGATCCGGGCGGCGGGAGAGGCGTTTGGGCTTCGCCATGTCATCTTGCGCTATTTCAACGTGGCCGGGGCCGACCCTAAGGGGCGTAGCGGACAATGCGGCCCGCAATCGACCCATCTGATTCGCGTGGCTTGCGAAGTCGCGCAAGGAAGCAGGTCCGGCATGGAAATCCACGGCACTGATTATCCGACGCCGGACGGCACCTGCCTGCGCGACTACATCCATGTCACCGATCTGGTCGATGCGCATCTGGCCGCACTCGGCCATCTGGAAGCGGGCGGCGAGAACCTCACCTTGAACGTCGGCTACGGCAGGGCAACGTCGGTGCGCGAGGTGGTGCGCGCCGTCGAAAAGGCAAGCGGCAAGCCGCTTAATGTCGTGGAGGGACCCAGGCGCGCCGGCGACAGCTCCATCGTGATTTCGGATGCCGACCTGATCCGAAAGAAATTGGGATGGGTTCCCAAACATGACTCGCTAGACGAGATCGTCCGTTCCGCCCTGGCCTGGGAGGGCCAGCGCAAGCAGAAATTCTCGGATTCCTGA